A window of the Neofelis nebulosa isolate mNeoNeb1 chromosome 13, mNeoNeb1.pri, whole genome shotgun sequence genome harbors these coding sequences:
- the DUSP13B gene encoding dual specificity protein phosphatase 13 isoform X4 — translation MNSLQKQDLRRPKIHGAVRVSPYQPPTLASLQRLLWVRRAAMLSHINEVWPNLFLGDAYAARDKNKLTQLGITHVVNVAAGKFQVDTGAKFYRGMPLEYYGIEADDNPFFDLSVYFLPVARYIRTALSVPKGRVLVHCAMGVSRSATVVLAFLMICENMTLVEAIQTVQAHRDICPNSGFLQQLQVLDNRLGRETGRL, via the exons ATGAACTCGCTGCAGAAGCAGGACCTCCGGAGGCCCAAGATCCATGGGGCAGTCCGGGTGTCCCCCTACCAGCCACCCACACTGGCCTCCCTACAGCGCTTGCTGTGGGTCCGTCGGGCTGCCATGCTGAGCCACATCAATGAGGTCTGGCCCAACCTCTTCCTAGGAGATGC GTATGCAGCCCGGGACAAGAACAAGCTGACCCAGCTGGGCATCACCCATGTCGTGAATGTTGCTGCGGGCAAGTTTCAAGTGGACACAGGTGCCAAGTTTTACCGCGGAATGCCCTTGGAGTACTATGGCATTGAGGCTGATGACAACCCCTTCTTCGACCTCAGTGTCTACTTTCTGCCTGTTGCTCGATACATCCGGACTGCCCTCAGTGTTCCTAAAG GCCGTGTGCTGGTACACTGTGCTATGGGGGTGAGCCGCTCTGCTACAGTTGTCCTGGCCTTCCTCATGATCTGCGAGAACATGACGCTGGTGGAGGCCATCCAGACGGTGCAGGCCCACCGTGATATCTGCCCCAACTCGGGCTTCCTCCAGCAGCTCCAGGTTCTGGACAACCGACTGGGGCGGGAGACGGGGCGGCTCTGA